From Miscanthus floridulus cultivar M001 chromosome 15, ASM1932011v1, whole genome shotgun sequence, the proteins below share one genomic window:
- the LOC136507821 gene encoding uncharacterized protein yields the protein MQFIDRFIADLGQEKPRPASPSCIPHRSLAWIAPPAGVVKINVDAALSKNDLKASAAANVRDENGRFLGVLALVLRGISDPEVMESIACREGMSLALDIQVANFRLARDNQNVVKNILQGSRGVYGQIVQEINARRSAFASVEFVHEKRDSNVDAHNIARSAIYNVLFFWIN from the coding sequence ATGCAATTTATTGACAGGTTCATAGCTGATCTTGGGCAAGAAAAGCCAAGGCCGGCGTCTCCTTCGTGTATACCCCACAGGAGCCTGGCGTGGATTGCTCCCCCTGCCGGGGTGGTTAAGATAAATGTTGATGCTGCACTCTCCAAGAACGATCTCAAAGCGTCGGCTGCGGCAAATGTTAGAGATGAGAATGGTCGTTTCCTGGGAGTGTTGGCTCTGGTGCTAAGGGGGATATCAGATCCGGAGGTGATGGAGTCTATTGCCTGTAGGGAAGGTATGTCCCTCGCTCTGGATATTCAAGTAGCAAACTTCAGATTGGCGAGGGACAACCAAAACGTCGTGAAGAATATTCTTCAAGGCAGTCGGGGAGTCTATGGGCAAATTGTTCAAGAAATTAACGCGAGAAGATCAGCTTTCGCTAGCGTTGAGTTCGTGCATGAGAAGAGGGACTCCAATGTTGATGCTCATAATATTGCTCGTAGTGCTATCTATAATGTCTTGTTCTTTTGGATCAACTGA